The proteins below come from a single Gemmatimonadaceae bacterium genomic window:
- a CDS encoding RHS repeat-associated core domain-containing protein: MTTPRSFATRRSYGGNRRSQFTQEDPLGLAGGLNAYGYANGDPVNFSDPFGLSPRACDPPGSCESMAALVGTVAGAGAGVVITTACATVTLGLCTLAGPELTLGLSALGTSIGLAIGSKLESSRSANDIPLVGGPPNTTVTKPGQAVRYGPDGNATTRTCARAGHGCDGAHTHEYVTGPNGKLNQKGQPRPATEDEKKETPPPNDSH; this comes from the coding sequence CTGACGACGCCACGGTCATTTGCCACCCGCCGATCGTACGGAGGCAACAGAAGGAGTCAGTTCACGCAGGAAGACCCTCTCGGGCTCGCCGGCGGATTGAATGCGTACGGGTACGCGAACGGGGACCCCGTGAACTTCAGTGACCCGTTTGGGCTGTCGCCACGAGCATGCGATCCGCCCGGTTCGTGCGAATCCATGGCCGCTTTAGTTGGTACCGTTGCTGGCGCTGGCGCAGGGGTGGTGATCACAACGGCCTGTGCAACGGTCACGCTTGGATTGTGCACCCTTGCGGGTCCCGAGCTCACGCTCGGTCTTTCGGCATTGGGGACATCCATCGGTTTAGCAATTGGGAGCAAACTTGAAAGCAGCCGATCAGCGAACGACATTCCGTTGGTAGGCGGCCCGCCGAACACGACGGTGACGAAGCCGGGACAGGCCGTGCGATACGGCCCAGACGGGAATGCGACGACCCGCACGTGCGCCCGAGCAGGGCATGGATGCGACGGCGCACACACGCATGAATACGTGACAGGTCCAAACGGCAAATTAAACCAAAAGGGCCAGCCTCGGCCTGCTACTGAAGACGAGAAGAAAGAGACACCTCCGCCCAACGACTCGCACTAA